The sequence atagatttggaaacaataaaaaattgcCATAGATTgggaaacaataaaaaaaacctgccatagattaggaaactacaaaaattgccatagattaggattGTAAAatatctgccatagatttgggatggcgtgacgtcacatttaccacagattaggaatctgccatagatttggaacccaccatagatttgagtcctacatatatataactGCTTCTATTGGTtatagttatctcattgacaaACATTCAACTTTGATTAGGATTACGTTACCAaattttttctgtcaaaaatgttcaaaatagtTAAATGGAATGTCTGCTTGTCTGCGTTTTTCAATTAGATTTTGATTTCTCTCTTTATCAAGTAATAAAAACGTGAcgcattttatttcaaaaagtagGTACGCAtttcaaaatgatatatattcttTGAGTCAAGATACATTTTTTGAGTCAAGAttcattcttttcttttaaatgtcttttttgtaattttaaaaggtATACCAGCCATGATGATGTGAGGCTATAGAACGCGTGAATTGTCCTCCATCAAGACGACGATTAATCGTATTTAAGCTGTGGAAAATGAGTCGACTGGAATGAAGGAGATTTTtgaattcaaaatgaaatatgggGGTATTTTGGAAATAAGAAAAGCCTTGCAACAGTCTACTTTCGAACCCACTCTTAAAAATGTTGCTATGGTTCTAAAACGTGCAGAGCATAACTTGTAAATGCTTATTATTTGATACGttggactcatcagtgacgctcagataaaaaatagttagaaacccaaacaagtataaagttgaaaggcattgaagacccaaaattcaaaaattgtgtcAAACACGGCTAATTGAATATATGTCtgggatttaaaaaaatcatacttttgtaaacagttaatttattaacatgaccatataattgatattcatgtcatcaccgaagtgatgactacttggctggtgataccctcggagacggaacgtccaccagcagtgccATTAAACCAGTGGTGCAAATACCTATCAAATGTATTAGGCtaatatacgccagacgcacgtttcgtctacagagGACTCGTCAGTCACGCTCAgattaaaataatgataaagcCAAAACGCTCATCAAACGAATCAAATCAATTGAACCCCTGGCACGAAAACGTTGGTACGTAATTATATATCCCGCACAGTCAAATGAACGTTCCTCTTTACCATGGAATTTACAACCAGCTGAACGAATTTTGGGGTTGTTGAAATTTCAATACCCATATCAGCCTATTACGATATAGTCCAAAAGCTTTCAACACACTACATAAATTCACAACAGCTCACAATCCTATGAAAAGGAATACTAGTATTGTAGCCAAGGAAATTTACTACAGAGCCATGGGCTCTTCTTTTATCTATTACGATGCTAGAGTAGATGCTAAATTAAGGAATATTCTAAAAATGCTAGTTCGtgcttatgttgtactgttatattataccactgtcccaggttagtgggagggttgggatcccgctaacatgtttagcaccgccacattattcatgtatgtgtctgtcacaagtcaggagactgtaattcagtggttgtcggttttttttgtttttttttataaataaggccgttagttttctcatttgaattggtttacattgtcatatcagggccttttatcgttgactatgcggtatgggctttactcattgttgaaggccgtacgatgacctatagttgttaatgtctgtgtcattttggtctctagtgaacagttgcctcattggcaatcataccacaccttcttttttatatatacaattactTATACATACTACTATAGACAAGACAATacaatactttatttaaatctcagttcttcattttataaaacatgtaaatagttaataaaatataatcataaaacatacatacaagAGCCACTCTAAAAAGAGTAATGAGAGACTATCTAATGTGTATATCCATTATGTACACACAAATTAGCAATAAAGAATACATCTTATCAATAAAGTGTCAGTGCAGATTTTTTACAGTATAAAAGTACATATTGtctgtaaataaatatgaatttgtcATCAAACAAATGCATAGAGTTAATACTACATAGAGATACCTAATGAAACAAATAACCACCCAAATCTTCAGGCACTGGACGATTAACGTGCAATTCATCTTCAATTAAAAGATAAGAATTTTCagtgttgaaaaaaaactatttttgacaagtgttttttgttttgttttgacaaGGAGACTATATGACCTccttgattttgaaaattattaaataaagatTCGTGATAACTCAAAATAAAGAACCTTTATGGATTCCAATTGAGACTAGGTGTTGGTAACATAGAAGACGAATTTCActatctgcatttatttacaaaatgtcatGGACTGGTAAACATATAAGAGAAAACGTAATTTGTAGTTGTACGGAGTATTAAAGAGAACAGAAATAAGCAGGCTTGTTAGCTTGTTGAAATGTAAGTTTGTGCAGACAGGTGTTagttttttattagaaaactaaaaaaaacatgtatttcgGTATATAGCTGGTTTTGTATCATTTTGTAACTATTcgctttattatatatcatgtaacaCATGACATATGTGCCTGAGCATAGCATAttgatgtattaaaaaaaacactgttaAACAGGTAACAGTTTACATCGTACTACGGAAATTGTCGAACAAATACTAGTGCATATGTAACAATTATTAGAATTAGAAACTATTACTAGAAGTTCTTTGTATCTGCATCCAAAAATAATCGACCCAAAGATTTATCATAAACCGAGGTTAGCCGAATTATAATTTGACATGTGCTTTATTGTTTTGTAGGCCATGAAAACTAGGACTGTAACAATTggcaaagacaaaaaaaatcacgtTTTTGTCTTTTCCGCCCCTTAAATTGTATACTAGACGAAGTATACGTTAATGCTAAAGACTCAGTAAGTTGAATGACTCGTGAAATCAACCAGGAACGTATTATGAATCGAAAggctttttatattttctgacgTGTTCTCATTCCTTCCTTTATTTGTAAATGCTTCATAACTTCTGTTTCAATTTCAAAAGAATTTATAACTTTCAAGAACATTTTGGTTTTCAAATGATATGCCTTTGTggttttgcttttaaaaatcaaCTGGATAAAGTGATAAATAATCAACACGGAATGCATATTATGTGTAAAATAATCTACATCATTTCTTAATTCCATACCCCATGAAACGCAGATCACAAACAATTTTAACGAAACATCTAAATCTAAATCCAGACTTTACGTGTTATAGTAAAAGTAAAATGAGTTTTTGCATTTACATATTTTCTTAATAACACAGAAatgaaaatctatatatattgacaaaccGTCCTCctgaatttttaataaatgttttgatattgatattgattGCATTGGTGTTAATTATCTTTACTGAGACGactcatttactatgcataATTTCCAGTCTTGTTTCCGGCTTTTAACTTGATTATATTCTTTAAGTAGTACAGGTCTTGTTATTTCTGTATAATAGTCTGTTTTACCTTCTATATAAAAGATACcacacaacaaaacaaataacataggTTATATGTAATTCATATTTCCGATAAAACAAAACCGTCTctgatgaaaacataaaaataacatattaacatttattacaagaatgtgtccacagtacacggatgcccgactcgcactttcattctatgttcaatggacagTGATTTGGGgtaaaaatctaaatatgaatttaaattagaaagatcatatctgGTTCATGGAAACATGTGTTCTGAGTTTGCACTTGATTGGtattaaacttcatcaaaaactaccttgaccaaaactttaacttgaagagggacagacggacggacgaacaaacggacgcacagacaagaaaacataatgcccctctactatcgtaggatGGGCATACTTAAACAAATCATAACGATTTACACACGGATCTACAATCtgatttttcatgattttttttattcggaCTGAATTAAAGCTGCTTCTGAACACTACATATGGATTCCAAAATTGCACTGAAACCTTAACTCTTAAACAATTTCGTTTTAACATCCACATGACTGCTCtaattttttatgtattgtaaCGTTCCAGTAACGTGTATTTTGATGAGGATTGGAATTTTCCTCGGGTTAACGCATCTTGGCTGAGTTACTGCCATGAATACTATAGTGTTTTTTTAAACCTTGGAACGAAACACGCTAGGATACTCTCAACAAGAAACGCAGAAATTTACACGTATTATAGTCTGCAAATATTCcagattttttgaaaatcacCATAGATTCGATTCATACCAGAGATATTTATAAATCTATTGAGTTTATATTCTGCGAAACATTTATTCTGATAGACATTCTttaccaaaatcaaaattatatcataCGCAAAGCTAAAGAATTCTTTTCACAACAGCGTGGACAACCGCAATACTTTTATTGGGAATACTACTGAACCATTtacctttattttgtttgtcataGGCTATCGATAACAGTGAGTTTACGCCGACCCAGCCTTCTAGTTgggatttaaataaaataaagtattaagtACATACAGGTGGACGAGCAGAAAATTAAGTATTCAACAGTTTAAATGTCACGTAAGCTATGAAAAGTTGGTGTTACAAACGAACGTTCACCTAATTTGATCCAGTCAATTGATAACCGGAAAACGTCAGAAATGGTCTTGTTCACGCgctaatatgaaaataattctatattgtcCGCCAggagcaaaaaaaaacatgttgtttcATTCACTCAGGCAAAAGGAAAGGGCAGGAAATTTAGACTCCCGGTCAGTTTCGCCAATATTTGTTCCCAATCAAAGTCAAAATCAGAGGGTTGTTGAAATATACTTAACTTTTGAGAATATTGCAGTCTaaataaatgcacaaaataaaAGCATTGCTGCTTTGAATGTTCTTAAAAGGCTTTCGCGTGAAATAAATCTGAGGAAATTTATCTTTCCTCTTTAGTATTGAAACAGGTCCCATTCGTACCCTCAATCTTGATTCATTGTGTTTCAACGTGTAGATAGCCTGGAACTCTCCCTGCAAGAGGCAACTGATTCAATGGATTTGAGATGGACGAGCCTGCGTATTTATACACCTTGTTCAGTCAAACTAAGCGCTCCTTGTAGGATAGCAGTCCAGTTGACAAGTCTATATCCAATTTAGATATTGTGGTGAACAGAGAAAGAAATGATGCAGCTCGTTTAGGTAACattggaaaattaaaataagatagAATAAGACAGGATTCTAAATATATGGTAAATGATGATCagttattattgttacatgtacatcaaataatttcacaatttattattttcttcaattGAGCAATTCAGTAAGTTAAGTCTTGAAAGGAATGAATTTCTTGGAGTCTGATAACGTAATTTCTGCCTTTTCATGAAGACCACTTTTTCTGAGTGAAACTGCAAGTATTTGATGTGCTGACCATTTTTGAGTAAGAATAGTTGTGtctacatatttttgtattctcTGTGTACACTTTCTTGCCTTGTAAATGTCACACGTATCAATGTAAATACTCGTAAGTAAATAAAGAGCAGCTACTCGTCCGTCTACATACatgttttgacttttacttTCAGTTCTACTTTCAAAGATGTCAATTTGCATCAACACTTCGTCATCCGGACGAGGTTGTGAAATAATAGTGGCTTTCTCCAGATGTGATATTACTTCATCTAATGAGGACTTCGacataaacagaaaatttcCATAAGCAAAATGCAAACTAGGCGAGTTTGTTATCAAACTATtagcaattttaaaatttatcaatgcCTCATTAAAATATCGTTTCTTTGATTCCGTCTCCGTACTTGTTTGATATTATAACCGAATAAACACGCGATGTTTGTAAAAACCTCGGGATAACAATCTTTGACAAGTTGGAAATcattttcaatcattatttggTTCAGGCGAAGAGTTTTCTCTACATCTCCCGTCTTCATGTGGGTTGTGGCTAGTGGTTTTAATAGTTCTGGTATACTGACGGCAGAAAAGGCCGCTGATGCAGTCTTGATGTAGGGCttcatgcatttgtttaatgcaacaattttttgaaaacattcGGTGTCTATAGctgttgataaatttaaaatccCAACTTTGTAGAGAGTTTGTACAAAAGCAGTATAGATTGTTAACATCTGGTATAGTTCAGTTTTATTCGACATTCCACTAATTTCTTCAAAGAGTTTAAGCTTACAGCATACCAGACTTATCGACTGAAACACATTTTCCTTAATGATTGAGATTTCTTTCTTAGTGGCGTCTATATCACCCTTTTCTCTGTGTGAAATAAGATTGTTAGGAGGTACAAAGTAATTTGGTATACTGTGGTGTTCAAGAGCCTTAATAATATAGTCTAAAAGTTCGACCATTTTTTTACCAATCGATTTTTCGGACCAATCAGCAGGTCCATACATTTGTTCACAAAACCAAAACATCATATTCTTTACGTGGTAAGATGTCAAAATACTTTTCGTAGATAATCCCGcttttaaaagaagttttagAACCGAATAACACGATTTCTGATAGTGTAGAAGAGAAGCAGACAGTTTTCTCTCTGCCGAGTTAAAGGACACTCTCCACTCTAGGTTGGCTTCCTCACTAAGATGGTGTCCAACTGGCACAACTGCACATCCATCTACAATTGAGatgaaatgattttatatgtatgatttatgaAACAATGGGAATTTCATTACAACACTTGATCAGCACCTCATAAAAAACATTCATGACATGTGTTATTTCATTCCATTTATTAACGGCTCTCtcaaagaagacatttgtatgtatttcccataagGTCGTATGTTATACTTCGTCCCTATTTGGCGGCTATAGTGGATGATTAATAAACTTCAAAGTCACACCACTTGGTCAACaccacataaggaacattcatgccatgtttgattgcattccattcagtggtgctcttaaagaagacatttgtatgtattgtcCATAGTGTCCTATGTTAAACGTTGCCccccgctggtggccatcttggatgacgAATCGCCTATAAAGTTAAACTTAGTACGTATGcatgattttcaaaataaaatatgaatggATAAAATCTATGAATCGATCATATATTCATCTTGACAAAGAACATGCTCGAGGGGTATGCATACCCTCCTATATAATCCGTCATTgatcaaaacaattaatataCCTTGGACAATTTCTTCAACGAGTTCCTCATTCGGCCATCCACCTGGCTTGTGTCTTTTTGTCCAATTTAGTGCAATACTTGGCCAAGACATACATGGAAACGCATGGACAAAGTCATATGAATAACCTTCAGGTTCATGCTCGAAGTTCGATAATGCAGGACCAGAAACTGTATACGTGGACTTCTGTCTCTTATACAGAATTTCTTCATCTTCCATTTGTTCAGGGATTATTTTCATtctaaatatattgtttggaaGAAATCCATCACTGTTATATGTTGGTTAAAGTCACACTTTTCCCGTTTGCTTTCCAGTATTGCTCGTCcaaaatttgttattaataattttacatagCCTGGATTGGTAGCAGCTATCATGATTCCGAAGGTTTGCACTGACTTTCGAAGGTCATTGAggtcattttcattatttggtTTGTCTGTTTCATCTTGTATAACATAGTTCACATAAGTCATCATGAAGTCAAAGTCAATAGGAGGATAAAATTTGTATCGACCGGgtgaattttcaaatattcggcttaAATGTAAATCATCGAATGAACTTCCTGTTTGAGCTAACAAACCCTCTCCTTTTCATATCTCgtttaaatatttcacaaaagTAAGAAACTGTTGTCTTATCAAGTTGAAAACAGTACGAGAcggttcgtgttgcttaatgAGTAGAGAGATACACTCGCAAAATAATCCAGTTATTTCGTTGTTTTGAAGATTTTCCATACTTAACAGATCTTAACATGTAGGTATATCAGATTAAAAATAGAATTCGTGATGTATGGAAAGCcgatattgacaattttaaacttatcaatttgcattttttatttgacgAAAAGAAAGCTTTGAATTTTCTTCCCTATACTTATCTGGGTGGTATAAATATTCATCGTAAACACTTTCAATCTCAgtaatcaaaaaatattttcaaaaaaacctcaagaaataaattatattaaaaatatttcaaggtACTGATACATATTTGAGGTGTATCTGAAAATTTAGGAATAGGCAATATACTTGATTCTAAATTATATGAAAGCTATTATGGTAAAGAATAGCAATTTACAtggaacaaaattttgaaagaatCTAAAGAAGGTTTCTGTAAAGACATTCACTGCTATAGAAATGGTATTGATGTTAACAATGGTCAGTTAAGGGTACAGAAAAgttgtgtttgatattttttctaaatctcTTGATAATCAGATAAATAGTAACTTAAAGTAAACAGATAGGACGGGGTTAGTACTCAATTATGTCAAAACTATGATAAATTGGATAATACAGGTGTCGTGTTGTGGTATTCTGAAGTCACAATACCTTTATAACAAACCAGAAAATACTTTCTTGTCCATATTTATAGCTTTTATATACGACAGCTATCATCTATAAGCGCATGCTAATTTAGTTCGGTTGTATCTAGGTGCAAATAATCTACAGCGGATGTTATGACGTACAAATAATGGTCGTTTACAGAAGAAAAGTCCGTGAGCTTAATATAATCAAGAATGTGTCTATGTTTACAGATGCCCTACTAGCACTATCTTTTTCTGTGTTcagtgaaattggggtcaacaATCTCATTTGGTTTCAAATTGATCGGACTTCACCtacatcaaaaactacctagacctaaaactttaacctgaagcgggacagacggatggacgaacggacgaacacacataccagaaaacataatgtcctaGGTTGGGCATAACAAAAGATGTGTTATGAAtgccactgagacaactatTCATACGGGatcaaatgatacagaaattaacaattattaatcaccacacggccttcaacattgagcaaagcctTTACCCcgaagtcagctataaaagtcctcgaaatgtcaaatgtaaatcaatttaaacgagaccccccccccccccccccccccccacacacacacattgTAACTCGACATGCACATCTTAAAGGTATGTCCTCATTATctaaaaggtttcatgaaattctgtttttCAGAGGTTTCAGAAGAGTTTTGCAGTAGTATATTTAGggaaaataagttcaaagggtcgtaactcctagaaaaaaaaagagatcattatttcatgtcaatatgcacatctacatagtatgtcttatcatataaaaaagttttatgaaattatGTTGTATGGTTTTAGAGGAGTGGGATGACAAGAACAGGACTGTCGGACGGGTCAAACACATTATACCTTCCACAATTCGTTCCGTGcggtataaaaataaatatttaacacagcAACATACGACAACGCACTAAATTACAGCTGCTGTCTTAGAACAGACTAAGGGATTAAATATGTTAGTGGGcgcccaaccctcccctaatcCTTCGCCAGTGATGCAAcagaacaatacataaaatgtacaaaacgaTTACCAAACAAAGAATATATCAAGAGCAACAAACAGCAATAATTCGATCACCTGCAGTTTTTggtgaggtttttattaattagttttcatttttctatgttgtgttttgtttaccattgtttgtttgtatttttctttttagccattgcgttgtcaatttattttcggtATAATGTCTAAtgtcactctggtatctttcgcccctctttttaatgctcccgacttgggacaggcacatacataaagaATTTGGCGGGGATTAACATCTTAGTGGGCGCTAAATCATCCAATTACCATGGACAGtgggtgtaacagtacaacataataaaatcgagtaaaaaaacaaaactcattagatgatacaaatagaaatacatctcaCAAAAACACACAGTGGACGTAGCCGGTAACATTTACAATcttgtaatttttcattactCTAAAACACCAAAATGTATATACCAGTACTCGTATTATAAATTTTGTGATAGTACAGGAACCAGATGTCTGCTGCTTTGGTGTTTATGGTCAATGCATGTCGATGTGCAAATGTTGCATACCtgatttgttaattttcattttggttcTCCGTACGTGCGTCGCATAAACGGATatacacttttggtatttagctgaaTTTTGTCTCAGAATGAATTTAGATCTGCTTCGAATAACCTTCTGACGTCAATAAGCAGTCACTTTATAATTGTTATGTCAATTATTTGCTTGATAAAACGTACTAGCGGACGAATATGCATACAA is a genomic window of Mytilus trossulus isolate FHL-02 chromosome 1, PNRI_Mtr1.1.1.hap1, whole genome shotgun sequence containing:
- the LOC134688582 gene encoding uncharacterized protein LOC134688582, with protein sequence MKIIPEQMEDEEILYKRQKSTYTVSGPALSNFEHEPEGYSYDFVHAFPCMSWPSIALNWTKRHKPGGWPNEELVEEIVQDGCAVVPVGHHLSEEANLEWRVSFNSAERKLSASLLHYQKSCYSVLKLLLKAGLSTKSILTSYHVKNMMFWFCEQMYGPADWSEKSIGKKMVELLDYIIKALEHHSIPNYFVPPNNLISHREKGDIDATKKEISIIKENVFQSISLVCCKLKLFEEISGMSNKTELYQMLTIYTAFVQTLYKVGILNLSTAIDTECFQKIVALNKCMKPYIKTASAAFSAVSIPELLKPLATTHMKTGDVEKTLRLNQIMIENDFQLVKDCYPEVFTNIACLFGYNIKQVRRRNQRNDILMRH